The nucleotide sequence agtgtatgtatttatccatagggatatttcgatggtagggaattgcaaaggcaacgggcacaaagtctcaaaagagtttcggcgagtaacttcaaaatcttctggtgtagccggcgatcacctggactgaaggggctctccgggagaaagtattttcgagaacctaaagtcagattttagtaaaaatcgtttaacccgaatagaagagatgtcagagtcccagagtatagatcgaggaataaaagatcctactaccacccaatggcgacgtgggcccgtaaggcacacagccaagttagtaaaagttttgcaatgactagactcaacttcggccaaggagttggaaagggggattcctacaggcagtcggctctgataccaacttgtgacgcccccgattcaatcgtacactaatcatgcacgcaaatgtgtacgatcaagatcagggactcacgggaagatatcacaacacaactctaaaacataaataagtcatacaagcatcataatacaagccaggggcctcgagggctcgaatacaagtgctcgatcatagacgagtcagcggaagcaacaatatctgagtacagacataagttaaacaagtttgccttaagaaggctagcacaaactgggatacagatcgaaagaggcgcaggcctcctgcctgggatcctcctaactactcctggtcgtcgtcagcgggctgcacgtagtagtaggcacctccggtgtagtaggggtcgtcgtcgacggtggcgtctggctcctggactccagcatctggttgcgacaaccagaaagaaaggaaagggggaaaaaggggggagaaagcaaccgtgagtactcatccaaagtactcgcaagcaaggaactacactacatatgcatgggtatatgtgtaaggaggccatatcagtggactgaactgcagaatgccagaataagagggggatagctaatcctgtcgaagactacgcttctggcagcctccgtcttgcagcatgtagaagagagtagattgaagtcctccaagtagcatctccaagtagcatctccaagtagcatctccagtagcataatcctactcggcgatcctctcctcgtatccctgagagagagcgaccaccgggttgtctgtggaacttggaagggtgtgttttattaagtatccggttctagttgtcataaggtcaaggtacaactccaagtcgtcctgttaccgaagatcacggctattcgaatagattaacttccctgcaggggtgcaccacataacccaacacgctcgatcccatttggccggacacactttcctgggtcatgcccggcctcggaagatcaacacgtcgcagccccacctaggcacaacagagaggccagcacgccggtctaaatcctatgcgcgcaggggtctgggcccatcgcccattgcacacctgcacgttgcgtacgcggtcggtgagcagacctagcaacctccattacaaaggaagttgcgttaacgcagtccaacccagcgcgcgccactcagtcgctgacgtcaagaaggcttcggctgataccacgacgtcgggatacccataactactcccgcgtagatggttagtgcgtataggccagtagccagactcagatcaaataccaagatctcgttaagcgtgttaagtatccgcgaacgccgaacagggccaggcccacctgtctcctaggtggtctccacctgccctgccgctccgccacaaagtaacagtcgggggccgtcgggaacccaggcccacctctaccgggatggagccacctgtcctttcagccccctcgtcagaatcacttgcgggtactcaatgagctgacccgactttagtcaccatctgtatagtatgtatgtatgtatagtatatactcgtgatcacctcccaagtgatcacggcccgatagtatagcaaggcagactgacaagaatgtagggccaatgatgataaactagcatcctatactaagcatttaggattgcaggtaaggtatcaacaggtgtagcaaccatgtcaggctatgcatcagaataggattaacggaaagcagtaacatgctacactactctaatgcaagcagtatagagaagagtaggcgatatctggtgatcaaagggggggcttgcctggttgctcagacaaggaggggtcgtcaactccgtagtcgaactggggcgtcagcatcgtcacggggtctaccggagagaagaggggggagaaacagtaaatacatagcaagcaagtgcataacaggataacaggcagagctagacgtgttctaacgcggtaggaggtgataccggtgaaggggggaagcatccgggaagtattcccggggttccgtgttttcgggcagaggagccggagggggaaagttgcgggttcgataggttaggggggtgtggcggacgaacggactgcgtatccggaatcgtcccgtcgttctgagcaactttcatgttgaaattattttaatccgggttacggattaaaagatatgatttttttaaagattttattaatttctggaatttaattaattaattatttaattcgaaaatgaatttatgacgtcagcatgatgtcatgctgacgtcagcagtcaacagggttgacttggtcaacctgacaggtgggtcccgttcgtcatacaccgttttagttaactaacagttaattaggttaattagtgattaggttaacctaattataattaattaacttaattaattccttaattaattaattaattaattaattttattattattattattatttatttattttgatattcttttttttaacgttttggggccgtggggcccatctgtcataggccccaggggccttagtGGGTTCGGGCGCTGGCAGGCGAATGGAGCGGGCGCTAGGCACCCGTCCAGGTTGACAGGGGGAAAACGGCGTTGGGcgccggcagccacggcggcgCAGGGGGCCGAGGCTGCTTGTCGTCGCGGCGCAGCAGTAGGGCCGCTACAGGACGGATACGAGGCGGCGATCCGGGGAGCCGACGAGCGGGAGGCACGGGGCACTTAGGGGCGGACGAGGCCGTGGCCACGGCAGCTGGCGTCGGCTGTCGCGGAGCGGCGCGGGAGCGAGGCGCCTCTAGGACGGGTCGGAGTACAGACCAGGGGGTGCGGGCGAGCTAGGACGAGGCTAGGAGCACGTGCGCGTGCGCGAGATGGAGGCCAACAGGCGCGCGGCCGGTCATGGTAAGCGGAGGCGGGCGCCAGGGGCTGGGGCGACCGGCGCGTGAAGAGGTCGAGCGCGTCCCAGGCGCAGCCAACACGGGCCACAGCGGGCGCGGCGCGTGCGAGAGCGCGAGTGGCGCGAACACGGCACGGTGAGCGAGCCCTGGACGCGGCCGAAGCGCGTCAACCGCGGGCGAGTTCGGCGGGGACCGCGGCGACAAGCTTGAGCATGCGAGGGAGAGTGAGGGTGCTCACGGTGGGGGAGTAGGGACCATGGCAGCGGGGGGTCGAGGGGGCAACGGGGACGACGAGCGACGTggaagcaggccggtggggaggaggaagcaggccggcgggggagctCCGGCGTGGCGACGTCCAACGGTGAGGGGCGGCGCGGTCatcgcgagggggggggggcgatgggatcgggcttctcccgatccagatccagatgaGTGAGTGGAGGAGTGGGGTGTGGGGCGAcggggagtgggttagggtttcagggttatgggataagggagtgggggggtTGGTTCGGCCGGTTGGGCCTTTTGGGCAAGCCGGCCGacagctgggccggagcccagtggggggggttgctttctcttttttttagctttgttttctgttttcttttctttatctattttctttctatttattctttaatttctgttttataaaatataaatacaactcctaaattaatgttataatttattctactgccccaaaaagtgtAACACCTAAttaaaaatagtttgcattattattatttttaaaaggcatttaattaattgtcatagctgctgttttaattactttagagcctttaaacagtttataaaagtgtggtttatccacaataattacctatgcattatttggcaacaccccaacattttagttttaatatttaaaaatctttaccgtttgactttattttaagtttgaatttcgaatcgattttgaactaacacgagattaacaacagtaaccatggtgacgtggcatcattaacatgggattactgtagcctaattacacGGGCGTCACAGCAACTATCCTCATACCTTTTTGGCACACTATGGTTAACTGGGCTGGTATTTGGCCCAGTGCTCGTTCCATCCCGCGACTCCGTCTCTCCCCTTCTAATAAAAGACTCCATTTATCTCCGACTTCGTCTCAAGAAAAAAATCTCTCCCTGACCTCTCTTATTTGTACCAATCTGATATGGGCAGCTATTATAAAAAAATAAATCTGATTTGGGGGTGGGCGCCATCGAGACGCCAACCTTGACCTCGAGTAGCCATGCCCCTCCCTCGTTCTCGACCTCTAGCAGCAGTGGCCACCGCAACGATGTCGTGTTCCCCGTCTCCAGCTTGCCTCACCCTACCTCAGAATCATCGTCCTCCTACTCCTTCCCCTTGTTGAAATGCAGGGTGGGCCTTGGGCCGATCTAGGAATTCAGAACATCTCTAAGGTACCATGTGGGTTATATGACAATGGTTTGCTGGAAAGTTTAGTCCCAAACCGcgagtggaagaggagttggacctccttataagggataATCTTTCATATGCTATTGGAACTTGAGAAGAGAAGTGGTTCTTGTGCCCTccccctccgccgccctcctcgctACGCCTTGCCTCGCCTCGTCACAACGCACACGTGGGGTTGCAGGAATGAGCCGAGCCCGCACCTATGCACTTATTTTTGTTGGTCAGGGATGGACATTTCTTAATAGACGAGCCATGATCTGAGACATTGGATCATGGGCTGTTGTTGACTCAGATGTGGATCCAGACCATGTCTCTCCACCGTATCCCGCTTATATAACTGAGTCAttggccaaccctagccgccacgaagaACAGATCGCATCTGCTCTGCTTCCAAGTGCATCGCCCTCTATCGTTCCTTCTGCTGTTGTTGCCGTCGGCGATCCcatacacggttgacgggagagctgGCCTCCGAAACCCTGCCTTTCTAGATCCTATACGGGAGAGGGGTGATTCGGTGTTTAGGGAGCATCTCCTACGTGACTGCTCGCTGCCGTTCATCTACGTCTGCatcgtcttcggcatcatcatcTCCACCACAAACAAAGTCGACCATCTCGCCGCCGAGAAACTTGAAGCCGAGAAAGTGTTTTGCATAGACCCATGCGCTTGGCATTGGTTCTTAGTGGGGTCATCAAACTCCTCTCTCCCTTCTTAAATAACTTCCACATTAAATATTTTACCTATTTGTCTTGCTTAGCACCTGTACAATGCGGAGCACTGAGAAGAGCCTTAGAAGCACCTTACGCATTAAAATACGAACGCGTCCTCTTATTTATGATCGAGATACTTGACAAAATTGTGCTTAATCTAGAGGGCAGTGATACGTGTTGGTCGGCCGGCCGAAATTCCGGCCGATCGCGTCGGGCGCATACGATTCGTTGTATTATAGCCGCACAATGCCTTTCTTTCCCAAGGGACTTGTTAAAAAAAAGCAAAGCCATGGCGCTGGCACTGGTGCCTATCCCTCGCAAGCAGCCCGGTGATCCTCCTAGATGCCAGCCAGCTCGCCGGCCGTCCTCATCGCCGTCGAAGCACCCATCCTCATTCGTACAACAAAAAGTCGTCGCCCTCGTAACAAAACGTTGTCGTCTTGTAGCACGTCGAAGCCTTTGTCGTTGCAGCACCTAGCAGGCACCATCATAGCATGTCCTCGTAGTACCGCCATGCCACTGGCAGCAGCTCTCCACGTCGCCGCTCTCACCAACCGCGTgtcggttgaagctttttctcaCGTGGTTGAAGATTTTTCCATgcaggttgaaactttttccacAGGTTGAAGCATTCCCCAtgcggttgaagcttttttcatctacGGTCGAAGCTTTTTCCacctatggttgaagcttttttcataaCGGTTGCAACCTTTTCAGTTTGACGGTGGCTGGTTGAAGCTTCCCAAGTTGAGGGTTGAAGCTTTTTCGATCTAGGCTTGAAGTTTTTCTGTCAATGGTTGCAACACCCATATGCGGTGGTTCCAGCATCTTTCGTTGCCCCCTCCTATTTTCTTTCATCGGTTCCAGCTTTTCGATGAATGCGACATTTTGCTTAGCCGGATGCAACATTTTTGTAGCAGGAGTAGTGTTTGATGCGGGTCGGAGGTACAAGAAAGGTAAGAGATAAGGCAAGCGATAATTAAGAGGAGGAAAAAGGAGGGCTGTCACATGGGGACCATCGCGTATGCACGTCTCCGGGAGCAGTTTGCCTGAGCCTTCGAGGCCATCATAGCGCTAGGCCCGTGTGGTGCATGTGTATGTGCTGATGTGCACACTGTGCATGTGAGAGCGACGTGAAGCTTCGGCTGGTCGGTCGGCACGAAACATTTCCCTAATCTAGAACTAGATCACTGGAAAGACCTTATCAAGCTTTGCAGTGTGTGCAAGGCAATAATTATTACATGCATATTTATAATGAGTTTGATAACATCATAATCGTGGGTTACTCAGACATTGTTTTGGTGAGGCATGTGGATATTAAGAATTACATGTCGTGTTACATCCGCATCCTCACACAAGGAATCAACTTCTAACATCAGCAACACATACCTTATACATGCATGATTTATACCCAGTTTACTTAGAGCTGATGGATTACTTCTCGTATAGAGTAATCTTATAGAATAACCTATATCGATAAGAGCAATCATAACACCTCTACATATACTGTTTTTTCTCTCGAGGGCTCTGCTCATACTGTTGTGCTGTATATATCGTGAGTTGTACTTGAAAGTATGTGTGCATAGACGTCGTCGCGTACACCCATCAGCTGTTGCTGGTGTTGCTTGACGCGGATACAGCTAGTGGCGGGCACGCCGGCATCGGCTTTGTCTTCGGCCTATTAGCTGGCCTTTGGCGGGGTTGGCTTGGGCGgcttgggcgacggcggcggtggcatgGGCTTCGGAGGTCCGGGCGGTGGCATCGGCTTCGGAGGTCCGGGCGGCATTGGTGGCTTTGGACCTGGGTTTGGCCCGGGGTACGGGTGGTTGTGGAAACATTTGGTCCGACATGCCTTGTAGCAATCCACCTGTTTATCTGTAATCAAGGGAGAGTCGTGCTGGTTATGTACGTATGAGCAAGTAAAATGCGTGTTGCATTTCTGGACGGTGTGGCACAGGCACCTGGTGGCAGGGTGAGGCAGGTCTGGGAGATGCACATCTTGAAGCACACCGGCGGCAGTTCCTTGTAGCAAT is from Triticum aestivum cultivar Chinese Spring chromosome 3A, IWGSC CS RefSeq v2.1, whole genome shotgun sequence and encodes:
- the LOC123061399 gene encoding late cornified envelope-like proline-rich protein 1; this translates as MVSMAAAKIAVLLAATTLFAAAGAADPQPPLPGNETQCWQCYSTCMHKCDNSSCGDVQKYFQCKKSCILDCYKELPPVCFKMCISQTCLTLPPDKQVDCYKACRTKCFHNHPYPGPNPGPKPPMPPGPPKPMPPPGPPKPMPPPPSPKPPKPTPPKAS